CGCGCTTCCAGGGTTCTCGGAGTCCTGGCGCGCCGATGAGCAGGCTGCGCTTCCGAAGGCCCAAACGAGCGCGAGGAGCATGCCAATCGCGGACGAGGCGCTCATTCGGCGATGGTACCAAGATCCTGCCTGCACACCACACGCTGCACCGCCATCGACCTGGCCCGCGCACTCCGTGTGGTTTGTTTGGACCAAGGACTGAGACCAATCCGGACCAGGGCTCCGACGCATCGTAGTCATTCCGCCGCGACTTGCGCCGCGGCCCCCGTGGCATGGGGGTTGCTGAGTCAGGCGAACAAGGCACTTGCCGTGGAGAAGCACATGAAGAGATACGCTGGGATTCTGCTCGGAGCATTGGTTGCCGCGGGTTGCGGTGGCGCAGACAACGGGGAAACCGGTTCGACCGAAGAGCCCTTGGATCTCGGGACCTTGATCCCGTCGGCCTATCACGGTTTGAGTGTCGGTGCGGCCCACGCTTGTGTCGTCGACGCCTGTGAAAGGCTCGTATGCTGGGGCCTCAACGATTTCTCGCAGGGCACAGTGCCGAAAAGCTTCCGGATCGAGCGCTGGAAAGAGGTGAGCGCGGGCGCGCGCCATACCTGCGGACTGACCACTCAAGGCGTGATCAAGTGCTGGGGCGACAACACTCACGGGCAGGCGAGTCCGCCCTCCGGTTCCGGCTTCAAGCGCATCGAAGCCGGTGCCCTTCACTCCTGTGCGATCGATGCCATCGGCACTCCTCGGTGCTGGGGCCAAATCACTACTCCGCCCCCTTCATACCTCGCACGAAGTACGACCGGTATCGCCTCCGGCTACGGCTACGCTTGCGCCGAATACGACGATGCCAGCGCACAAGCCAAGCTGCTGAGCTGCTGGTCCGGTGGCTCCGTCGCCCCGTCGCCGAGTTTCTTCGTCAATCCACTAGGCAACGATCCGCCCCATGGCACGACCGCGGGCCAGTTTCATGCATGTACGTTGCGTGGACAGCAGCTACTCTGCTGGGGCGACAATCATCATGGCCAAGCCGACGGTCGGGGCATCCGAGGCAACAACGACCCATTTGGGGTTCTCGAT
The nucleotide sequence above comes from Polyangiaceae bacterium. Encoded proteins:
- a CDS encoding RCC1 domain-containing protein, with protein sequence MKRYAGILLGALVAAGCGGADNGETGSTEEPLDLGTLIPSAYHGLSVGAAHACVVDACERLVCWGLNDFSQGTVPKSFRIERWKEVSAGARHTCGLTTQGVIKCWGDNTHGQASPPSGSGFKRIEAGALHSCAIDAIGTPRCWGQITTPPPSYLARSTTGIASGYGYACAEYDDASAQAKLLSCWSGGSVAPSPSFFVNPLGNDPPHGTTAGQFHACTLRGQQLLCWGDNHHGQADGRGIRGNNDPFGVLDLEDRAGTWLFPAYTTGRYGWTEVEAGRLHTCGINTGYANYIGRPTNVFCWGSDVSGETSGIPHKQFLELSLGDSVSCGVTDTHQVLCWGRRSNLPREPQLPTECVNYTLPPQPSF